A window of the Aeromicrobium phoceense genome harbors these coding sequences:
- a CDS encoding DUF2510 domain-containing protein, whose amino-acid sequence MDAPRPITPPGWYDDGHGQLRWFDGSEWTQHTAPLSRPAAPQPPARPAVQPRAQVRTEDLVPVKRSKLVWILPIVFVVAALVGALPAIALWSSGAFDSEPLERTYADFSRAEASQDCAALVAVTTQSFRDDLYDEPFTCASLAARPPVSREGDPMWGVRFGPIGILVVEETGADDVDDYDDFSSSETYTFIREDGRWKLDSSD is encoded by the coding sequence ATGGACGCTCCCAGGCCGATCACCCCGCCCGGTTGGTACGACGACGGGCATGGCCAGCTGCGCTGGTTCGACGGATCGGAGTGGACGCAGCACACCGCTCCCCTGAGCCGGCCCGCGGCGCCCCAGCCCCCGGCGCGGCCCGCGGTCCAGCCGCGCGCCCAGGTGCGAACCGAGGACCTCGTCCCCGTGAAGCGCTCGAAGCTGGTCTGGATCCTGCCGATCGTGTTCGTGGTGGCCGCCCTCGTCGGCGCCCTGCCGGCGATCGCGCTGTGGAGCTCGGGCGCATTCGACTCCGAGCCCCTCGAACGCACGTACGCCGACTTCAGCCGGGCGGAGGCGAGCCAGGACTGTGCGGCACTCGTGGCCGTCACGACGCAGAGCTTCCGCGACGACCTGTACGACGAGCCGTTCACGTGCGCCTCCCTGGCCGCCCGTCCCCCGGTCTCTCGCGAGGGAGACCCGATGTGGGGCGTGCGGTTCGGGCCGATCGGGATTCTCGTGGTCGAGGAGACCGGCGCTGACGACGTCGATGACTACGACGACTTCTCCAGCTCCGAGACCTACACGTTCATCCGCGAGGACGGCCGCTGGAAGCTGGACAGCAGCGACTGA
- a CDS encoding SGNH hydrolase domain-containing protein, producing the protein MVWGHLRTRIALVAAAVVGAGVLVSASAPAHEPARKPLAVAPLATAVVAPQVVQAAATARPRCFGAASMAKKRCHNPALKGKLIQRPGIAKRETAQYPGKQCYQSGVQQIRLNRGCTFGTRAAGRPHVILVGDSHARAIMPAFVEMARAGRISLEVQVRGSCSWTTSRVNHPDKSRVRPCTLYRKNLQRWLLKQAPRTDVVVTTGYARQVSGSAKSQVIKMRALWRPVIRKGVRIVAISDNPRLKGEPQKCLVKYGAIRGARKCGVSTKAGLSRDPFLLTAKKTRGATALDLRPRFCKKGFCPAVIGGANVYRDHTHITVTYAETLAPVLTGKFRAMRIIR; encoded by the coding sequence ATGGTGTGGGGGCACCTCCGAACGAGGATCGCGCTGGTCGCGGCGGCCGTGGTGGGCGCCGGCGTGCTGGTCTCCGCCTCCGCACCGGCCCACGAGCCTGCGAGGAAGCCCCTAGCCGTGGCCCCGCTCGCCACCGCGGTCGTCGCTCCGCAGGTCGTCCAGGCCGCTGCCACCGCGCGGCCCCGCTGCTTCGGTGCCGCGTCGATGGCCAAGAAGCGGTGCCACAACCCCGCGCTCAAGGGCAAGCTGATCCAGCGCCCGGGCATCGCCAAGCGCGAGACCGCGCAGTACCCCGGCAAGCAGTGCTACCAGAGCGGCGTCCAGCAGATCCGCCTCAACCGGGGCTGCACCTTCGGCACCCGGGCCGCCGGCCGTCCGCACGTGATCCTCGTGGGCGACTCCCATGCACGCGCGATCATGCCCGCCTTCGTCGAGATGGCCCGGGCCGGGCGCATCTCGCTGGAGGTGCAGGTGCGCGGCTCGTGCTCCTGGACGACGTCACGGGTGAACCACCCCGACAAGTCCCGCGTCCGGCCGTGCACGCTCTACCGCAAGAACCTCCAGCGCTGGTTGCTGAAGCAGGCGCCGCGCACCGACGTGGTCGTGACGACCGGGTACGCGCGTCAGGTGTCGGGCAGCGCGAAGTCGCAGGTCATCAAGATGCGCGCGCTCTGGCGGCCGGTGATCCGCAAGGGCGTGCGGATCGTGGCCATCAGCGACAACCCGCGCCTCAAGGGCGAGCCGCAGAAGTGCCTCGTGAAGTACGGCGCCATCCGCGGTGCGAGGAAGTGCGGCGTCTCGACGAAGGCGGGCCTCTCGCGCGACCCGTTCCTGCTGACCGCGAAGAAGACCCGCGGCGCCACGGCCCTCGACCTGCGGCCCCGCTTCTGCAAGAAGGGCTTCTGCCCCGCGGTGATCGGCGGCGCCAACGTGTACCGCGACCACACGCACATCACGGTGACCTACGCCGAGACGCTCGCGCCCGTCCTGACCGGCAAGTTCCGCGCCATGCGGATCATTCGCTGA
- a CDS encoding histone-like nucleoid-structuring protein Lsr2, whose translation MAQRVITILSSDISGEEIQDGKGETVSFALDGTSYEIDLTKKEADALRASLETYVKAARKAPSRGTSARRSGSAGSGSGRSPEELAHVRTWAKENGYEVSERGRIKKEVLDAFDAAP comes from the coding sequence ATGGCGCAGCGCGTGATCACCATTCTTTCCAGCGACATCTCGGGCGAGGAGATCCAGGACGGCAAGGGAGAGACCGTCTCGTTCGCCCTCGATGGCACCAGCTATGAGATCGACCTGACGAAGAAGGAGGCCGATGCCCTCCGCGCCTCGCTCGAGACCTACGTCAAGGCCGCGCGCAAGGCACCGTCGCGCGGTACCTCCGCGCGCCGCAGCGGCAGCGCCGGATCCGGATCGGGTCGCAGCCCGGAGGAGCTCGCCCACGTGCGGACGTGGGCGAAGGAGAACGGCTACGAGGTGAGTGAGCGCGGCCGGATCAAGAAGGAGGTCCTGGACGCCTTCGACGCCGCGCCGTGA
- a CDS encoding mechanosensitive ion channel domain-containing protein — MDWTWTPEDLAGWLLDVPGRALLIVLIAIVLRWLAHRFINRLTGRAAKGAVPGILAQSKAGVFLADLRTGSSERRRQRAETMGSLLRSIASGVIWSIAFVMVLGVFGLPIAPLLTGAGVAGVALGFGAQTLVKDFLSGIFMILEDQYGVGDAVDVGEAVGTVEAVGLRVTRLRDVNGTVWYVRNGEILRVGNHSQEWARTVLDVTVAYDSDLELVQRILREEAHALATDSTLSAVIIEEPEVWGVERFDKDGAVVRTVLKTAPLHQADVGRALRSRVLRRFDEAGVRIPSTTLPPSGGTA, encoded by the coding sequence GTGGATTGGACATGGACGCCGGAGGACCTCGCCGGCTGGCTGCTGGACGTGCCCGGACGGGCCCTGCTCATCGTGCTCATCGCGATCGTGCTGCGCTGGCTCGCCCACCGGTTCATCAACCGCCTCACGGGGCGGGCCGCGAAGGGAGCGGTCCCGGGGATCCTCGCCCAGTCCAAGGCCGGCGTGTTCCTGGCCGACCTGCGCACCGGCTCGAGCGAGCGCCGCCGTCAGCGCGCCGAGACGATGGGATCGCTGCTGCGCAGCATCGCCTCGGGCGTCATCTGGAGCATCGCGTTCGTCATGGTGCTCGGCGTCTTCGGGCTGCCGATCGCCCCGCTGCTGACCGGTGCCGGAGTGGCCGGCGTCGCGCTGGGCTTCGGTGCCCAGACCCTCGTGAAGGACTTCCTCTCGGGGATCTTCATGATCCTCGAGGACCAGTACGGCGTGGGCGACGCCGTCGACGTCGGCGAGGCCGTCGGCACCGTCGAGGCCGTCGGCCTGCGCGTCACGCGGCTGCGCGACGTCAACGGCACCGTCTGGTACGTCCGGAACGGCGAGATCCTGCGCGTCGGCAACCACAGCCAGGAGTGGGCGCGCACCGTGCTCGACGTGACCGTCGCCTACGACTCCGACCTCGAGCTGGTCCAGCGGATCCTGCGCGAGGAGGCCCACGCGCTCGCCACCGACTCCACGCTCTCGGCCGTCATCATCGAGGAGCCCGAGGTGTGGGGCGTCGAGCGCTTCGACAAGGACGGCGCCGTCGTGCGCACCGTGCTCAAGACCGCTCCCCTGCACCAGGCCGACGTGGGCCGCGCCCTGCGCAGCCGCGTGCTGCGCCGGTTCGACGAGGCCGGCGTCCGCATCCCCTCCA